The sequence CATGATCACTTCCGCGCCATAGTGCCGCACCAGCTTGCGCCGTTCCTCGCTTACGGAGTCCGGCATAATAATAATCGTCCGGTATCCTTTTACCGCTCCCACCAACGCCAGGCCGATGCCCTGGTTGCCGCTTGTAGGCTCCACAATGACCGTATCCTCGTGCAAAAGCCCCTCTTTTTCCGCTTCTTCTATCATATTGAAAGCCGTCCGCGTCTTGATAGAGCCGCCGATATTCAGCCCTTCATATTTCACCAAAACCTGTGCGCCGCCGCATGCCATATGCTTTAAGCGGATTATCGGCGTATGACCAATCGCTTCCAGAACGTTATCGTAGATCATCTTTTCTCCCATCTGCTGCCTATACTTTTGATACCAATTATTATATACTGGTTTCGTTTATTTTGGAACTCTTTTTCCTATTTATGCGCATTGCTTCGCAACAAAAAAAGCTGCGGCGAACCGCAGCTTTTTCCAAAGGGCCTTATACATCCATTGTCAGCGTCAGCAGAACGTCGCTATAGTTTGCCACCTGTTCTAATACCTCTTCTGTCAGCACCGTACCTGCTTTCAGGCTAAAAGCGCCGTCATGGCTCGTTACATCGTTTTTTACGACCTTTCCCAGCAAGTATGCCTTGGATTCCTCTTCCAGCGCGCTCGGCGCAGCCGACGCTGGCTCTTCTTGTTCAACCGGAGCCGCCACCGCTTCGCGCAGCATATCGCCGCCCGTCTGGTCGATGAATACCATCTTGCCTGCGAGCGTCGCAATTTTATCGCCGCCGTATTCCTCGCCGTTATCTAAATAAAGCGTTCCAATCGCGCCCGTTTTTTCATCAAAACTGAAATCCTCAATCCCGCCAATCACGTTGCCAGAGCTGGAAAGCGCCGTCGCCCCCAAAATAAAGAACCCTTTTTCGATCACTTCCAGAATTTCTCTGGATTCGTAGATTTTCTTCGCGTTTTCAATAGTCGGCGTCATAATATAGTCTGTGCCGATTCCCAGAATATCTTTCGTCGCAATGGCCCGAAACCCATATCCGCTGTTATTCTTTAAAATCAGATATTCAACCGTACGTTTGCTTGCATCGATCATAAAATCCTGCGCGGTTCCGTTTTCCAGGCCCTCTTTGATGCCCATTACTTTCAGTCCCAATGTCTCCGATGACTTTTTCATTTTCCTATTCTCCCATCCATATCTTTTATTTGTCTTGCTTATTCGTTCCCTCAAGTACCGTGCCCTTGATTTCATGGAAATAATCGTGCGAAATTTTTTCGCTCTTCACAATCTCGCCGTCTTTCAAATAATTACGGTAAACTTCTACCTCATAGCCCTTGCGGCCGGTGACCGTCGTCTTTCGTTCCCCTGCCGGCATTTCGTCCGTATAAATGATTTCCGGCTTCGGCACATCGATCTCCTCCAGAATGTTGTTTTCGATCTCAATATCATATTCGCTCGGCTGACCGTATATTTCGATAATCACCGAATGCTTATAAAAATCCGCTCCCAGGCACATCGGATATTCGCTCGTGTTTTTAAGCTTCAGGTCTTTGTCGTCCCAGTTCAGTGTCGCGTCCAGCCCAATGGGCAGATACGCCGACGGCCAGGAATGGTGCACCCGTTCCACGATTTCCATATCCGCCAGCAAAGCTGCGTTATACAGCGTCCCCGCAACCTGGCAGATTCCTCCCCCAAGTTCATCCGTCAGCTTTTTGCCGTCCGTAATTGCAGGCGCGGCCTTAAACCCTTTTTCGGCAGTACGCTCTCCTACCAGTTCATTGATGGAAAGCGTTTCTCCCGGCTGCAGGATAAGTCCGTTCAGGGCCTTGCACATCAGCTGTATATTGACGTCGCGGTTCGGATTATCCGTGGCGACCGTTTCGCAGCGTCCGATCAGTACTGTATTTTGTTTGAGCTCCTCTTCCGTTATCTCCGGATTAAGGCGTTGTCCGGTTACATTGACGTCTCTATAGTCTCCGTTTTCTAGATTATCTTCGATCTGCGCGCACACGGCTTCCGCGTCTGCCATAGAACCGACCTTGCTTTTTGTATACGTAAATTTGTGCGTAGACAAATCGAATTTTGCTGTTGCTTCTACGGGTTTCGTATCATTCCCGCTGAGAAAAGCCTTAACGTTTTCCTCAAGCACAGCCTTGTCAATGGCGATACCGCTCTGTACTCGTTGTCCCTCGTGCGTACGGTCGTAATCTATAAATACGTTGCCGCTCCGCGAATAATCGAAAGCTTGCCGAAGCACCTCCGCCGCATTGCCGGAAACGCCCAAGTCATCCGCGGTGAACTCTTGGACATCCCCGTTATAGGTGACTTTTATTTTAATATCGTCAAGTTCCCTGCGTTGTTTTTCCAGGACCTGCTCCTGCGCCTGCATGAGCGTCTGCCCCCCAACCTCAAATCCATCCACGACCGTTCCCGACGCGAATACGTCGTTGTCCGTAACCTTGCGCATTCCGCCATATGCCCCCGTAAAGAGCAAAGCGGATACCAAAATAACCACCAGCAGAATATTCAGCGCATATTGCTTTTTACCGTTGCGCGCATTTTTGCGTTTCAGCTTTTCCGACGCCCTCATTTATTTCATCTTCTCTTTCAATGTCATTAATACGAGACGCATCTGCTGTTTTTCCTGCGGCGTCATCAAATATCCTGCATTCAATATTTTAAAGACTTTTTTCAGCGCCTCGTCATAAAGTTCCACTTTGATGAACGCGCGCAATTCTTCAACATCCGCTTTTTTCCGGTCAAAAGGTGTTTCGGCATCCTTTTCCGGCCTGACCGCCGCAGGGACAGCTTCCTCCGGCGTATCTTCCGGTTCCCCGTTCTTCGGCTCCATCAGTATTTGCGTAACTTCCGGTTCCCCGTTCTCCGGCTCCGTCAGTATTTGCGTGTCTTCGGTTCCCTGCGCCGGCTCTGTCTCAACTTCCGGTTTGTTTTCTTCCTCGGCCTCTTCTTCCATAAGGGTTTCTTTCGTCGCCTCTTCCCCTGGTTCTTCTTTCCATTCCATTACCGGATATTCTTCAACAGGTTCGGCCTCTTCCTGCTCCATAGCGGCTATATCGGGCGCTTCCAATGCGGAAAAACGCGCGAAAATCGAAGATGTGGACCTATAGGCAGAAACAGGCAGGCAAAAAAGCATCCGCGAACGGATGCTTTTTTGCTGTGTCTTGTTTTGGTAGTGTGATCATGACTATGAAAAAGTTAATCTTATCATTATATTATGGAAGCAGCTTATGCGCGCCTGCCTTAATCGGCCACGTTTTACACAGCGAAAACACCTCGACATATTCCACGCCGGGCGTACCGCAGGCATTTGCCCAATACTTATCCGTTCTCTCCTTGCCCTCCAGATAATCCACGCCAAACGCGTCCCTGCACCAATCGCCCATTTGCGACGCATGACAGTTGCACATAGCATGTTTCATTTCCGCAGTATCCGTGATGTCCACAAAATATTCCGGATGGAATTCCGGATTGATACCGTGCGGCTGTGTGTAGAAAAGCGGCGGCACACTGGCAGTTTCCTCATATTCCGTTTCAATCAGCTTCACTGTCGCGATCACCCGCGCGACAAACGCGAGGTATCCCGTCATATCGTGATCCTGATTATAATCCTTGAAATACGGCGGCGCGAAAACCACGTCCGGCCGCGCCTTTCGGTACGCGTCCACAAATTTCATACGCGTTTTTTCGGTGTCGAACAAAAATTCGTCCGGTTCGTCGAGCCAGATCAGGTGCGCGCCGATCAGGTCGCACGAGGCCTGCGCTTCTTTATGGCGCACTTCCCTGATTTCGTCTTTTCCCATCTGGAAAGAACCGATATTGCCGTTTGTGGCAATACACATAAAAATTTCATCTCCCCTTGCCGCCATCTTGGCAAGAGTTCCCCCGCACCGGAATTCTATATCGTCCGGATGTGCTCCAAATGCCAATACTCTCATTTTGCTTCTCCTTTTAAATGTTAGCCGGCCTCTTTTCAGTATTACGGTAACAGCTTATGAGGCTCCGCCGCACCGATCGGCCATGTTTTACATAGCTTGAATCCTTCTGCATATTTTATTCCCGATCCGGTCTGGTAAGCAAAATGCTCGCATGTACGTATCATTCCCTTTAACACGTCCACGCCGAAAATATCGCCGCACCATTCCTCGTTCTGGGATTTATGCCGTTTCCACATTGTTATCTTTGTTTCCATCTCTTCCGAGATATTAACATAATAGTCCGGCATGAACTCCATTTGCCCTGTCGGCGGACAAAAGAACATAACCGGTATTTTTTCCGTTGCTTCGTGTTTTGTCTTAATCAGCTTGATGGATGCGTTAATCCTTGCAATAAACGCCATATATCCGTTAATATCGTGGTCCGGATTATAATCGCTCATTTTCCATGTCGTAAAAATAACGTCCGGCCGCGCTTCGCGTACCGCGTCTATAAAAGCGTCCCGTACTTCCCGCGAATCGATCAGGTATTCGTCGTCAAAGCCCATCCAAATAAGTTTTGCCCCAATCACCGCGCATGCGTCAAGCGCCTCTTTGTACCTGATTTGCGCTACTTCATCCTTTGTTTTTGCAGTCATGGAACCAATATTACCGTTGGTAGCAATCGCGATCGTTACTTCATGTCCCATTTTAGCATATTTTGCAAGCGTACCCGCGCAATAATATTCGCAATCATCCGGATGCGCGCCCATAAAGAGTACCCGCATGGCCTTTTTCCTGCCTTTCCTGCCGGAACGGGCGGGCGCTGCGGTATTTCCGCAGCCCGCCGCTCCCGACAGTTTTTTACTACTTGTTCATGTATTCCACAACTTTGGTGATTTGCTCCGCAAACGTCCCGTCAAACTTGTTTTCAAAGAACGCTCCGCCGATCGTGAACGCCCATGCGCCCGTTGCTTTGACTTCGTCAAGGCGCTGGTAACTCTGCACGCTGCCCGCGAGGCAAACCGGCACATCGAGGCTCTTTACAAACTCGTTGTTCAGTTTGACCGCATCGCCTACATAGCGGTAGCCGAGCAGGTCGAATCCCTTAATGCCTTTTTGCGTTACCAGATCCTGCGCCTCCTTGATGATCTCCTCGATCGTACCGTCGAGCACGCTCGGGCGGCCGGAAAGCTTCCCTACAAACGGCATATATTCCATGCCGTTTTTATTGAGCAGGTCACGTACCGAGTCAAAGTACAGCGTTCCCATTACCGCGTCAAACCCGCAATCCACACCAATCTGCGCTCCCGCGAGGCAGCCTTCCTCTGTGTAATCCACGACTTCAAGGAAAGTTTTCTTGCCCGCGTCCTTCATTTTTTGCACAAGAACCTTCATATCGGGAATCGGAAGTCCTACTTCCTTGAATCCCCAATACTTCGCCGGTGCATCCTTCGCCGCCTCGAATACTTCGATTGCGTTCTCTACCGTCCTGTCGTTGTGCGTAAGCATTACGATTAACTCAGGTGCCTTATTCATTTTTCAATTACCTCATTTCAAATTTTGCTTTGCTTTTCCTTACTCCGTTTTGCCGGACATGTACTCTTCCAATGTAACGGTGCTTTCCGGATAGTAATGATCGAACATTTCGTCAACATTGCTTGCGTCCACGAATTTATTTTCATAGAAGATGGCCGCCGGAATATCTTCCACGCCGTTTAAAATGTTGATCATCTGCATCATGCAGGCTTTCGCGCCGGTGATGCTGGAATACGATGCGCTGCCGAGAATCGTGCCTTCCTTGATTCCTGCTAAAATCGCCTTGTCATTGTCGATAGACGTCAGCAACACGTCGCTGTTAGCCGCCTTTTTCGCGTTGTTCATGCCGATTGTTGCAGAGCTGTAGAGTCCCCACGCGCCGATCATGTCCGGATTTGCTAGCAAAGCTCCTTCGAATGCGGTATAATGATCTTCAGGGGATTCTCCGGTAAGCTCGATGAATTCCACATCGGGATAATCCGCGAACGATTCCTTGAAACCTAGTGTGCGGGTGGCGGCATTCGGATGTACGAAGGGAAGCGACTGGTAAACGATTTTCCCTTTGATTTCTTTGCCCTCCGCCTTGAGGGCGTCGATAAGAGCCTGGGCCGCCATCTGACCTTCTTCTACGCAATCGATCATAACGACACTGTCCACATTGCCTGCCAGAGGCGGATTCAGCGTAACAACTGGAATATTCGCTTTTTCAAGCGCGTCCAGCGAAGCCTTTACGCCCGTGAAATCGCACGGAGCGAGGATTACGCCGTCCACTCCCTGCTGGATCCACTGCTCAATCGCCTGGTTTTGCAGATTCTGGTCATAATTGGCGTCGTTCACGAGCAATTCCACGCCGGCCTTTTCCGCTTCCTGTTTCATGGTATCGAGCATCATTGCGCCTACTTCATCCACCGTGTAATACACTGAAAAACCGACTTTGAATTTCTCTTTGGCTTTGGGAACTTCAGTCGTCATTTCATCTTTGACTCTTGCAACGCCGCCGTCTTCACGGACCGTCACATTACATTCCACGCCCAGGGGATTGTAGTAAGAGTTGATGTCGAATACGCCGTCTTTTACATAATCGGCTTCCACATACTCAAAATCCGCCGCGTTCGGGTTGTCCGATGTGCCTGCGGCTGCCGATTCGGCTGCTGCCGCACTAGGGACTTCGCTTGGCACCTCGGCGCTTTGCGAGGGTTCGCTCGAAGCGGCGGGCTCAGACGATGCTGCCGGTGCGGATGCGCATGCTGCAAAGAGCATGAGTACAACCAGTACCAGGGCGATCAATGACATTTTTTTCATTTTCTTTTCCTCCGTTTATTTTTTATTTTGCAGTCCCTGCGGACTCAAATCATATTTCTTTGTCCAAGCGAACGGAGGGGCGTACTTACCTCGCTCAGTTCGCACTCATATATGCTTCCAGAGTGTTGCCCGGATAATAATGCGGGAACATTTCGTCCACGTTTTCCTTTGTAACTAGTTGGTTCTCCTGATAGACAATACCTGGAATCTCTACGCCGTTCAGCAGGTTAATCATCTGGCACAATGCGATCCGCGATCCGTCTACCGCGCTGTAGCACGCACTTCCCAACACTTCTCCCTTAGAGATACCCGCTAGGATCGGCCGGTCGTTATCTACCGATGTGAGCAGGATGTCATCCCTCTTGGCTGCCAGCTTAGCATTGTTCATGCCGATGGTCGCCGAGCTGTAAAGTCCCCATGCGCCCAGCATATCCGGATTCGCCTGGATCGCGCCTTCAAACGCCGTATAGTGTTCCTCCGGCGATTCTCCCGTCAGTTCGATGAGCTCAATATCCGGATATTTTTCAAATACATCCTTAAATCCAAGGATACGGGTGACAGCGTTCGGATGTACGAAAGGCAGCGTATTGTAAACAATTTTTCCTTTCATCTCCGTTCCGTTGTCAACAAGCGCCTGCTCCAGCAGCTCTCCGGCCAGCCTGCCCTGTTCGATACAGTCGTATGTAACAATAGAATCCACATTGCCCGCCTGCGGCGGCGCGTCCAGCGAAACGACCGGAATACCGGCTTTTTCCAGCGCGTCCAGCGACGCTTTCACTCCTGTAAAATCACAAGGTGTCAAGATAACGCCGTCCACGCCCTGCAAAATCCACTGCTCGATCGCCTGATCCTGGGAGTTCTGGTCGTAATCCGCGTCGTTGATCAGCAGTTCAATACCCGCTTCCTCGGCGGCCTCTTTCATCGCTTCCAGATACATGGAACCTACTTCGTCAACCGTGTAGTAGACTGAGAAGCCTATCTTATATTTTTCATTCGGTTTGGGCATTTCCGCGATCGCGCCGTCCTTGATCTTAACGTCTCCGCCCGTACAACGAATATCCACGTTGCAGTCGATCCCAAGGTCGTTATAATATTTGTTAATATCCGATTTCGTTCCCTCTGGATTCACATATTCGAATGTATCCTTATATGAATGTTCCCCGCCTGCCGCAGGGGCGACATCCCCCGTTTCCTGTGGCGCCGCGCTTGTTGCCGCCGTGCCGCTTGCCTGCGGCGCGCCCCCTCCCGCGCAGGCGACAAACATCATGATGCAGACCAAGAGCATTGCGATCAACGATATTTTCTTCATCTTCTTTTTCTCCTTTTTCTTCGCTTATTTTTTGACGTTTTGCGTCAAATTGTAAACATTTTCATTCTATGGAAAAAAGGTAGAAAAAGCGATCCTTTCACGTTATATTCCGTTAAAACAACCGGAAAATGAGGAGAACGAAAACTATTACCTATTCTTTCGCGGCAGTGACTTCGGAAGAACTCTTGACCGGTTTTGCTTTCAGTTTGTCAGGGCTCAATACATTCTGCATCAGTACCGCCAGAATAATCACCAGGCCTTTGACCAGAATAATCACCGGAGTCTGTGCGCCCAGGATACTCATGCCGCTATTAAGCGCGCCCATGATCAATACGCCGCCGAGAGTTCCCCATACGGTTCCATAGCCGCCGGCGATGATCGTACCTCCGAGTACGACGGCTGCGATCGCGTCCAGCGCCAGATCCTCGCCAAGATCGGACATTCCTGCATTCATCAACGCCGCAAGGATCAGCCCCGCGACACAGGCGTAAACGCCGTTTAGCGTAAAGGCGATCAACTTGATACCGCCTACGTTAATGCCGGCCACGCGGGCCGCTTCCGGATTTCCTCCGATGGAGCGGACATAGAAGCCGAATTTTGTATGCTTATAGAGGAACAGGGTCAGAATAAAGAATGCTATGATAAGGATGACAGGCGTAGGCAGGAAATCCGCGATCTGCCCGTTTCCAAAGACATCCGCAAAGCCTGCGGCTGTGATCGGGATCGGCCGGCCCTGGG comes from Christensenellaceae bacterium and encodes:
- the rbsC_8 gene encoding ribose ABC transporter permease translates to METLEKNRSFMGFVIKYKTVIILAAIIVVFTILNPVFIVPANLMNMLKRASYVALVGFGMTFVITLADLDLSVGSIGALVGVVLAMLLGAGVPLILAIIIVFGLALGMGLLNGFIIVKGKINAFLVTLATMNIYRGIAMTLSQGRPIPITAAGFADVFGNGQIADFLPTPVILIIAFFILTLFLYKHTKFGFYVRSIGGNPEAARVAGINVGGIKLIAFTLNGVYACVAGLILAALMNAGMSDLGEDLALDAIAAVVLGGTIIAGGYGTVWGTLGGVLIMGALNSGMSILGAQTPVIILVKGLVIILAVLMQNVLSPDKLKAKPVKSSSEVTAAKE
- a CDS encoding GlcNAc-PI de-N-acetylase → MRVLFMGAHPDDCEYYCAGTLAKYAKMGHEVTIAIATNGNIGSMTAKTKDEVAQIRYKEALDACAVIGAKLIWMGFDDEYLIDSREVRDAFIDAVREARPDVIFTTWKMSDYNPDHDINGYMAFIARINASIKLIKTKHEATEKIPVMFFCPPTGQMEFMPDYYVNISEEMETKITMWKRHKSQNEEWCGDIFGVDVLKGMIRTCEHFAYQTGSGIKYAEGFKLCKTWPIGAAEPHKLLP
- a CDS encoding exported protein, which encodes MRASEKLKRKNARNGKKQYALNILLVVILVSALLFTGAYGGMRKVTDNDVFASGTVVDGFEVGGQTLMQAQEQVLEKQRRELDDIKIKVTYNGDVQEFTADDLGVSGNAAEVLRQAFDYSRSGNVFIDYDRTHEGQRVQSGIAIDKAVLEENVKAFLSGNDTKPVEATAKFDLSTHKFTYTKSKVGSMADAEAVCAQIEDNLENGDYRDVNVTGQRLNPEITEEELKQNTVLIGRCETVATDNPNRDVNIQLMCKALNGLILQPGETLSINELVGERTAEKGFKAAPAITDGKKLTDELGGGICQVAGTLYNAALLADMEIVERVHHSWPSAYLPIGLDATLNWDDKDLKLKNTSEYPMCLGADFYKHSVIIEIYGQPSEYDIEIENNILEEIDVPKPEIIYTDEMPAGERKTTVTGRKGYEVEVYRNYLKDGEIVKSEKISHDYFHEIKGTVLEGTNKQDK
- a CDS encoding GlcNAc-PI de-N-acetylase — encoded protein: MRVLAFGAHPDDIEFRCGGTLAKMAARGDEIFMCIATNGNIGSFQMGKDEIREVRHKEAQASCDLIGAHLIWLDEPDEFLFDTEKTRMKFVDAYRKARPDVVFAPPYFKDYNQDHDMTGYLAFVARVIATVKLIETEYEETASVPPLFYTQPHGINPEFHPEYFVDITDTAEMKHAMCNCHASQMGDWCRDAFGVDYLEGKERTDKYWANACGTPGVEYVEVFSLCKTWPIKAGAHKLLP